One part of the Gammaproteobacteria bacterium genome encodes these proteins:
- the atpD gene encoding F0F1 ATP synthase subunit beta gives MSAGKIVQIIGAVIDVQFPRDGMPKVYDALFVDETKLTLEVQQQLGDGVVRTIAMGTSDGLTRGKSVSNTGAPISVPVGTETLGRIMDVLGTPIDERGAIGEKERWPIHRKAPSYEDQSGSTELLETGIKVIDLLCPFAKGGKVGLFGGAGVGKTVNMMELINNIATEHSGLSVFAGVGERTREGNDFYHEMQESGVVNVEDFQKSKVAMVYGQMNEPPGNRLRVALTGLTMAEKFRDEGRDVLLFIDNIYRYTLAGTEVSALLGRMPSAVGYQPTLAEEMGALQERITSTKTGSITSIQAVYVPADDLTDPSPATTFAHLDATVVLSRQIAELGIYPAVDPLDSTSRQLDPLVVGQEHYDTARSVQSTLQRYKELKDIIAILGMDELSETDRRIVARARKIQRFLSQPFTVAEVFTGTPGKYVSLKDSISAFKAIVAGEYDHLPEQAFYMVGTIDEAVEKAKKLQ, from the coding sequence ATGAGTGCAGGCAAGATTGTTCAGATCATCGGAGCGGTCATCGACGTGCAGTTCCCGCGTGATGGTATGCCCAAGGTGTACGACGCGCTGTTCGTCGACGAAACCAAGCTGACCCTGGAAGTACAGCAGCAGCTCGGAGACGGTGTCGTGCGCACCATCGCGATGGGCACCTCCGACGGCCTGACGCGCGGCAAGTCAGTGTCCAACACCGGCGCCCCGATCTCGGTGCCGGTTGGCACCGAAACCCTGGGCCGCATCATGGATGTGCTTGGCACGCCGATCGACGAGCGGGGTGCGATCGGTGAGAAAGAGCGCTGGCCGATCCACCGCAAGGCGCCCAGCTACGAGGACCAGTCCGGCTCGACAGAACTGCTCGAGACCGGCATCAAGGTCATCGACCTGCTGTGCCCGTTCGCCAAGGGCGGCAAGGTCGGCCTGTTCGGCGGCGCCGGTGTCGGCAAGACCGTCAACATGATGGAGCTGATCAACAACATCGCCACCGAGCACTCCGGTCTGTCGGTGTTCGCCGGCGTCGGCGAACGTACCCGCGAAGGCAACGACTTCTACCATGAAATGCAGGAGTCGGGCGTGGTCAACGTCGAGGACTTCCAGAAATCCAAGGTGGCGATGGTCTACGGCCAGATGAACGAGCCCCCGGGCAATCGCCTGCGCGTGGCGCTGACCGGCCTGACCATGGCGGAGAAGTTCCGCGACGAGGGCCGTGATGTACTGCTCTTCATCGACAACATCTACCGTTATACGCTCGCCGGCACCGAGGTGTCCGCGCTGCTCGGCCGTATGCCGTCGGCGGTGGGTTACCAGCCGACGCTGGCCGAGGAGATGGGCGCGCTGCAGGAGCGCATCACCTCGACCAAGACCGGCTCGATCACCTCGATCCAGGCTGTGTATGTGCCCGCGGACGACCTCACTGACCCGTCGCCGGCGACCACCTTCGCGCATCTCGACGCCACCGTCGTGTTGTCGCGCCAGATCGCCGAGCTCGGCATCTATCCCGCGGTGGACCCGCTCGATTCCACCAGCCGCCAACTTGATCCGCTGGTCGTTGGCCAGGAGCACTATGACACCGCGCGTAGCGTGCAGAGCACGCTGCAGCGCTACAAGGAACTGAAGGACATCATCGCGATCCTCGGCATGGACGAACTGTCCGAGACCGACCGGCGCATCGTGGCGCGCGCGCGCAAGATCCAGCGCTTCCTGTCGCAGCCGTTCACGGTCGCCGAGGTGTTCACCGGTACGCCCGGCAAGTACGTCTCACTGAAGGACAGCATCAGCGCCTTCAAGGCGATCGTCGCCGGTGAATACGACCACCTGCCCGAGCAGGCCTTTTACATGGTCGGCACCATCGACGAGGCGGTCGAGAAGGCGAAGAAGCTGCAGTAA